A DNA window from Plasmodium brasilianum strain Bolivian I chromosome 12, whole genome shotgun sequence contains the following coding sequences:
- a CDS encoding hypothetical protein (conserved Plasmodium protein) codes for MKTKKKIFIRTEKKSAYKNSDDKKIIFREMIDDISYILRDKETKTKKNDDQEDALLLNIKKSSNTSSIKLKNSKMILKNEVNNNNGKSNSKVAVVHSSVNDEEYLESETKDYEVNVNEFREDRRRKRNRSLCSTDTNDNNGNGNSNSNSNSNSTSTSLFNSNVNSSNSTELGNNRELKDIIENIVEKDNYDKSNVNVLDSSSSIVKTKNVESELNEEKDTINTIKEMIDNGNNIEIKNNEEEKKKFINDNSTFIRKRKSRRGQSLNYEPVTSIRRTTRKCARSYRDNMFFQEENIEHNEESNEIIISNGEVKVLEKQKNLSREIELNSSDDNICNEKELGEPSTKLNITNVEGVEGDYTGKNVLNGKDNLCRKGYNINSEKSSHYFCNVLGNDVLVDTSEKPLNNHNKDIDKSSESNIDNSILKSNDNLDYSMLNNSEQKKEVALEDITVVGHKKVTHGHNKGKKYNVRKKLKGNSTVVAVNADILENNTILNSSKDSNVTINEENKEDNLIRQTHERKTVVPHVEVRRRGRKKKTNKILNYVINLNTKQKISENKNITSICTDENRGRKDDVYRTNSIAFDLDSQNTELPQALQNTHENLTFEGNLKVDNNNSSSSINKTNIHNKRRKLRDEQIKDDYEYNNTNSDCLLRSNIVRRRKYKRGKSRNRNRSRSGNKSKRDCEVNRSSLMDMSFNASSCKGSSTVLENVDKCNNDVSGRYCSSNNNNNNNGTHRNNSVSHNNRDSDSTSSTRRLFPNETFQIKEEFLNNVNSLNTVFNFNEEFVRFLQRVSQFEDIDYDTMLSFLNEIQIKLTNTIKQEFSNECFDSHNIEKTVYTMRHVVDIINNNNEILNKLNQLEYKFYYDYLRNRSAEGVTNNFCGGTENNIAINISRIPRNINNECCAKIQRNNEDSPINIEEDNTEHNKIDDEEARKLNELLHCTNNKETDDAYIIPNCTNVRTDVYFMNYNDENDCYRLNEAQMLNLSNTCDILNNVKIEDMYVDENDERTNNESNVLFSSEEIRSQPLQKGGDEHYERRSLNKSTDYDDRDEDIEKDVDDDDNNEDVCLESRKITNWNEREAEEEAANRIRDDEEYNEIARKINDLQKELNTNRRNFQNEHAHKLIYQNNVDFVCDELNRLIKQTLKSEDLYYSNFSKGRYRNVTHRSLYRNYISSKLYRSNSNYMDICKEENMIGAPGGVGVAIRNSGYCRNKDEIHNSNVNIEDKVDENAKENEKTLMDNYANYFRRLNDINSSTSKSKEKEPWDNSMFSRNSTLDNALNYSCYSSDNKNNSYCSTRMLRKNEYRNKYNIDPNVVQNSIIIEDKTNMNYTNTEVSSNTGEFNYSSNEQKSSRNFKNSTILNNNITKDHLNSVDVCSRDEGTLIKGNTVKNMNDNLNDSLHNGSVNIRSVNVDSVKINIKEEKNDGKEINREVKGENEVDKDKRNDDNNNNNNNERSNSSSSNGVKKNNSQEDNKESSMSNVNFFFTRNIESSEQETHDNCEKRGNISNNNSNNSCSNSIGNDENTTNVLYTNLEANNKNDNEKISYKEMKNINVMKKVMNIHENTHRILEVTGEDINTLNRKYNETIIFDDLSRAENEELKNCCTLRNDSLDISDLSIQKEENEHYLSNEKDQDKNSRSMQYVLIDAKNNLNDTYNQNSNSNRAVNCKEDKECEITIDSLLKETFRLKDDKLMSLKTNTTQKEILDCLRMVSNIKKVFFDECTKMINDQIFALEKNFRIPNCSLSILKNSFGYNEDI; via the exons atgaaaactaaaaaaaaaatatttatcagaactgaaaaaaaatcaGCATACAAAAATTCTGATgataagaaaattatattcagAGAAATGATAGATgacatttcatatatattacgag ataaagaaacaaaaacGAAGAAAAATGACGATCAAGAAGATGCCctattattaaatatcaAGAAGAGTAGTAACACAAGTTCTATTAAATTGAAGAATAGtaaaatgattttaaaaaatgaagttaataataataatggaaaatCTAATTCGAAAGTTGCAGTTGTTCATAGTAGTGTCAATGATGAAGAATATCTTGAAAGTGAAACAAAAGATTATGAGGTTAATGTAAATGAATTTAGAGAAGATAGGAGAAGGAAAAGGAATAGAAGTTTATGTAGTACCGACACAAACGATAATAATGGTAAcggtaatagtaatagtaatagtaatagtaatagtacaAGTACTAGTTTATTTAATAGCAATGTGAATTCTTCTAACTCTACCGAATTAGGGAACAATAGAGAATTAAAGGatattattgaaaatattgtagaaaaagataattaCGATAAATCGAATGTAAATGTTTTGgatagcagtagtagtattGTTAAAACGAAAAATGTAGAGAGTGAGTTAAATGAGGAAAAGGATACTATTAATACGATTAAAGAAATGATAGATAATGGGaataatatagaaattaaaaataatgaggaagagaaaaaaaaatttataaatgataatagtacttttattagaaaaaggaaaagtagAAGAGGACAGAGTTTGAATTACGAACCAGTTACTTCTATTAGAAGAACAACAAGAAAATGCGCTAGAAGTTATAGAgataatatgttttttcaaGAGGAAAATATAGAACACAATGAAGAaagtaatgaaataataatatcgAATGGTGAGGTGAAGGTATTGGAAAAACAGAAGAATTTATCGCGTGAAATAGAATTAAACAGTTCTGATGATAATATTTGTAATGAAAAGGAATTAGGTGAACCTAGTACTAAATTGAATATAACGAATGTTGAAGGTGTTGAAGGAGATTACACTGGAAAGAATGTTTTAAATGGAAAGGATAATTTATGTAGAAAAggttataatataaatagtgAAAAATCATCCCATTATTTTTGCAATGTTCTAGGAAATGATGTTCTAGTCGATACTTCGGAAAAACCCTTAAATAATCATAACAAAGATATAGATAAATCTAGTGAAAGTAACATAGATaatagtattttaaaaagtaatgaTAATCTTGATTACTCTATGTTGAATAATTCAGAACAGAAGAAAGAAGTTGCTCTTGAAGATATAACAGTTGTTGGTCATAAGAAGGTAACACATGGCCAtaataaaggtaaaaaatacaatgttagaaaaaaattaaaaggaaatagTACTGTAGTTGCAGTGAATGCTGATATATTAGAGAATAATACTATTTTGAATAGCAGTAAAGATAGTAATGTTACTATCAATgaggaaaataaagaagataaTTTAATTAGGCAAACGCATGAGAGAAAAACAGTTGTTCCCCATGTAGAAGTGAGAAGgagaggaagaaaaaagaaaacaaataaaatattaaattatgtgataaatttaaatacaaagcaaaaaattagtgaaaataagaatataacAAGCATTTGTACAGACGAAAACAGAGGAAGAAAAGATGATGTATATAGGACGAATAGCATAGCATTTGATTTAGATAGTCAGAACACAGAGCTACCACAAGCGTTACAAAATACGCATGAAAATTTGACTTTTGAGGGTAACTTAAAagttgataataataatagtagtagtagtattaataaaactaatatacataataaaagaagGAAATTGAGGGATGAACAAATTAAAGATgattatgaatataataatacgaACTCTGATTGCTTATTAAGAAGTAATATTGTAAGAAGGAGGAAATacaaaagaggaaaaagtAGAAATAGAAATCGAAGTAGAAGTggaaataaaagtaaaagagaTTGTGAGGTGAATAGAAGCTCGTTAATGGACATGTCATTTAACGCTTCAAGTTGCAAAGGAAGTAGTACCGTTTTGGAGAACGTagataaatgtaataatgaTGTAAGTGGTAGATActgtagtagtaataataataataacaataatggtACGCATAGAAATAATAGTGTTAGTCATAATAATCGTGATAGTGACAGTACTAGTAGTACTAGAAGACTGTTTCCGAATGAAACTTTTCAAATTAAAGAGGAGTTTCTGAATAATGTAAACAGTCTTAATACAGTATTTAACTTTAATGAAGAATTTGTTAGATTTTTACAAAGAGTAAGTCAATTTGAAGACATAGATTATGATACTATGTTATcgtttttaaatgaaattcaAATTAAGTTGACCAACACGATTAAACAAGAATTCTCTAATGAGTGTTTTGATTCtcataatatagaaaaaacaGTGTATACGATGAGACATGTAGTAGatatcataaataataacaatgaaattttaaataaattaaatcaaTTAGAATATAAGTTTTATTATGACTATTTAAGAAATAGATCGGCTGAAGGAGTTACCAATAATTTTTGTGGGGGCacagaaaataatatagcaataaatatttctcgTATTCCAaggaatattaataatgaatgTTGTGCTAAGATacaaagaaataatgaagatTCTCCAATTAATATAGAGGAGGATAATACAGAACATAACAAAATAGATGATGAAGAGGCAAGGAAATTAAATGAACTTTTACATTgtacaaataataaagaaacaGATGATGCATACATAATTCCAAATTGTACAAATGTAAGAACAGATGTATATTTCATGAAttataatgatgaaaatgattGTTATCGTTTAAACGAAGCACAAATGTTAAATTTAAGCAATACTTgtgatattttaaataatgttaaGATTGAAGATATGTATGTTGATGAGAATGATGAACGAACAAACAATGAAAGTAATGTGTTATTTTCATCAGAAGAAATACGTTCACAACCTCTTCAGAAAGGCGGTGATGAACACTATGAAAGAAGaagtttaaataaaagtacaGATTATGATGATAGGGATGAGGATATTGAGAAAGATGTcgatgatgatgataataatgaagatGTATGTTTAGAGAGTAGGAAAATAACGAACTGGAATGAAAGGGAAGCAGAGGAGGAAGCTGCAAATAGAATTCGCGATGACGaagaatataatgaaattgcaaggaaaataaatgatCTTCAAAAAGAGTTAAATACGAATAGAAgaaattttcaaaatgagCATGCACATAAATTGATCTATCAGAACAATGTTGATTTTGTATGTGATGAATTAAATAGACTTATTAAACAAACATTAAAAAGTGaagatttatattattccaaTTTTTCCAAAGGAAGATACAGAAATGTGACCCATAGAAGTTTATATAGAAACTATATTTCAAGCAAATTATATAGAAGTAATAGTAACTATATGGATATATGTAAAGAGGAGAACATGATAGGAGCACCAGGAGGAGTAGGAGTAGCTATTAGGAACTCAGGATATTGCAGGAATAAGGACGAAATACATAATAGTAATGTAAATATAGAGGACAAGGTAGATGAAAAtgcaaaagaaaatgaaaaaacgcTTATGGACAATTATGCTAATTACTTTAGAAGGTTAAACGATATTAATAGTAGTACTAGTAAgagtaaagaaaaagagcCATGGGATAACAGTATGTTCAGTAGAAATTCAACATTAGACAATGCATTAAATTATTCATGTTATTCCagtgataataaaaataattcttattgTAGTACCAGAATGTTACGAAAGAATGAATATAGAAATAAGTACAACATTGATCCTAATGTAGTACAAAATTCGATAATAATAGAAGACAAGacaaatatgaattatacGAATACAGAGGTTAGCAGCAACACAGGGgaatttaattattcttcGAATGAACAAAAATCAAGTAGGAACTTCAAAAATAGTACCATTCTGAACAATAATATCACGAAAGATCATTTAAATAGTGTTGACGTTTGCTCGAGAGATGAAGGTACTCTTATAAAAGGTAACACCGTGAAGAATATGaatgataatttaaatgatagTTTGCATAATGGTAGTGTCAATATTAGAAGTGTGAACGTTGATAGTGTGAAGATTAAtataaaggaagaaaaaaatgatggaAAGGAAATAAACAGAGAAGTTAAAGGAGAAAATGAAGTAGATAAGGATAAAAggaatgatgataataataataataataataatgaaagaagcaatagcagtagtagtaatggagtgaagaaaaataatagtcAAGAGGATAATAAAGAATCTAGCATGTCAAATgtgaatttcttttttacaagAAATATAGAAAGTAGTGAACAGGAAACGCACGATAATTGCGAGAAAAGGGgtaatattagtaataataatagtaataatagttgCAGTAATAGCATTggtaatgatgaaaatacaaCAAATGTCTTATATACAAACTTGGAAGCAAATAATAAGAATGACAATGAAAAGATTAGTTAtaaggaaatgaaaaatatcaaTGTAATGAAGAAAGTGATGAATATCCACGAGAACACTCATAGAATATTAGAAGTTACAGGTGAAgatattaatacattaaatagaaaatacAATGAAACAATAATATTTGACGATTTAAGTAGAGCAGAAAACGAGGAGCTTAAAAATTGCTGTACATTAAGAAATGATTCTTTGGATATTTCGGATCTTAGCATACAAAAAGAAGAGAATGAGCATTATTTGAGTAATGAAAAAGACCAGGACAAAAATAGTAGGAGCATGCAGTATGTGTTAATAGATGCTAAGAACAATTTAAATGATACATATAATCAAAATTCTAATTCTAATCGTGCTGTAAATTGTAAGGAGGATAAAGAATGTGAAATAACTATAGATAGTCTATTAAAAGAAACATTTCGTTTGAAGGATGACAAGCTTATGagtttaaaaacaaatacaaCGCAAAAAGAGATTTTAGATTGTTTAAGAATGGTatctaatattaaaaaagtattttttgaTGAATGcacaaaaatgataaatgatCAGATTTTTgcattagaaaaaaatttcagGATACCTAACTGTTCCTTATCAATACTGAAAAACTCATTTGGTTATAATGAGGACATATGA
- a CDS encoding elongation factor 2 — protein sequence MVNFTVDQVREIMEKTKQIRNMSVIAHVDHGKSTLTDSLVSKAGIISSKHAGDARFTDTRQDEQERCITIKSTGISMYFEHDLEDGDGKKPFLINLIDSPGHVDFSSEVTAALRVTDGALVVVDTIEGVCVQTETVLYQALGERIKPVLHVNKVDRALLELQMEVEDIYQTFARTIESVNVIISTYTDKLMGDIQVYPEKGTVSFGSGLQGWAFTLETFSRIYAKKFGIEKSKMMQRLWGNSFYDAKTKKWSKNQQEGYKRGFCQFIMEPILNLCQSIMNDDKEKYSKMLTNIGVELKGDDKLLTGKQLLKKAMQLWLPAGDTLLEMIVTHLPSPADAQKYRVENLYEGPMDDEVANAIRNCDPNGPLMMYISKMVPTSDKGRFYAFGRVFSGTVATGQKVRIQGPHYVPGEKTDLYEKNIQRTVLMMGRYTEQVQDVPCGNTCCLVGVDQYIVKSGTITTFKEAHNIADMKYSVSPVVRVAVKPKDSKQLPKLVDGLKKLAKSDPLVLCTTDESGEHIISGCGELHIEICLKDLKDEYAQIDFIVSDPVVSYRETVTEESTITCLGKSPNKHNRLFMKAFPLAEGLPEDIDKGKVSDKDDPKTRANYLHSNFQWDKNLALKIWAFGPETIGPNLLTDNTSGIQYMNEIKVHCVAAFQWASKEGVLCEENMRGCEYRMLDVHMHADAIHRGAGQIMPACKKCIYACELTAHPRLVEPIYLVDISCPQDVVSGVYSVLNKRRGIVISEDQKLGTPLLKIQAHLPVAESFGFTSALRAATSGQAFPQCVFDHWSVLYDDPFDSNKNSHKIIMNIRERKGIKVEMPQLDNYLDKL from the coding sequence ATGGTGAACTTCACAGTAGATCAGGTCCGTGAAATCatggaaaaaacaaaacaaatcaGGAACATGTCTGTTATAGCACATGTGGATCATGGAAAATCAACATTAACAGATTCCTTAGTTTCCAAAGCTGGTATTATATCTAGCAAACATGCAGGAGATGCTCGTTTTACAGATACAAGACAAGATGAACAAGAAAGGTGTATTACAATTAAGTCCACAGGTATATCTATGTATTTTGAGCACGATTTAGAAGATGGAGATGGAAAGAAGCCATTTCTTATCAACTTAATTGATTCACCAGGACATGTAGATTTTTCATCTGAAGTTACAGCAGCTTTAAGAGTTACAGACGGTGCTTTAGTTGTTGTCGATACCATCGAAGGTGTATGTGTACAAACAGAAACGGTTTTGTATCAAGCATTAGGAGAGAGAATTAAACCAGTATTACATGTTAATAAGGTGGATAGAGCTTTATTAGAATTGCAGATGGAGGTTGAAGATATTTATCAAACATTCGCAAGAACAATTGAAAGTgtaaatgttattatttctacATACACAGACAAATTAATGGGAGATATTCAAGTATATCCTGAAAAAGGAACAGTTTCTTTTGGTTCAGGTTTACAAGGATGGGCTTTTACTTTAGAGACCTTTTCAAGAATATATGCAAAGAAATTTGGTATcgaaaaaagcaaaatgatGCAACGTTTATGGGGTAACAGTTTTTATGATgcaaaaacgaaaaaatggTCCAAAAATCAGCAAGAAGGATATAAAAGAGGATTTTGTCAATTCATTATGGAACCAATTTTAAATCTGTGTCAGTCCATTATGAATGatgataaggaaaaatattcaaaaatgttAACGAACATTGGAGTAGAATTAAAAGGGgatgataaattattaacagGAAAACAGTTATTAAAGAAAGCTATGCAATTATGGTTACCAGCAGGAGATACTTTATTAGAAATGATTGTTACGCATTTACCTTCACCAGCTGATGCGCAAAAATATCGTgtagaaaatttatatgaaggTCCCATGGATGATGAAGTTGCTAATGCTATACGTAATTGTGATCCAAATGGTCCATTGATGATGTATATTTCTAAGATGGTACCAACATCTGATAAGGGAAGATTTTATGCATTTGGTCGTGTGTTCTCAGGTACAGTTGCCACAGGACAGAAGGTAAGAATACAAGGTCCCCATTACGTTCCAGGAGAAAAAACGgatttatatgaaaagaaCATTCAACGAACTGTTTTAATGATGGGTAGATATACCGAACAAGTTCAAGATGTACCTTGCGGTAATACTTGTTGTTTAGTAGGTGTTGATCAGTATATAGTGAAATCAGGTACTATTACTACTTTTAAAGAAGCACACAATATTGCAGATATGAAATATAGTGTCTCTCCTGTTGTACGTGTTGCTGTGAAACCAAAAGATAGTAAACAACTACCAAAATTAGTTGATGGACTTAAGAAATTAGCCAAATCAGATCCTTTAGTTTTATGTACTACAGACGAATCAGGAGAACATATTATTTCAGGTTGTGGTGAATTACATATAGAAATTTGtttaaaagatttaaaagACGAATATGCACAAATCGATTTTATTGTTTCTGACCCGGTTGTTTCATATAGAGAAACCGTAACTGAAGAGTCTACAATTACTTGTTTAGGAAAATCACCAAATAAACACAATCGTTTATTTATGAAAGCTTTTCCATTGGCTGAAGGATTACCAGAAGATATTGATAAAGGTAAAGTATCAGATAAAGATGACCCTAAGACAAGAGCAAATTACTTACATAGTAATTTTCAATGGGACAAAAACTtagctttaaaaatatgggCTTTTGGTCCAGAAACTATAGGTCCCAATTTATTAACAGATAACACTAGTGGTATTCAATATATGAATGAAATTAAAGTTCATTGTGTAGCAGCTTTTCAATGGGCATCAAAAGAAGGAGTTTTATGTGAAGAAAATATGAGAGGGTGTGAATATAGAATGTTAGATGTTCATATGCATGCTGATGCTATTCATAGAGGTGCTGGACAAATTATGCCTGCATGTAAaaagtgtatatatgcatgtgaaTTAACTGCTCATCCAAGACTTGTTGAACCTATATATCTTGTTGACATTAGTTGCCCCCAAGATGTAGTTAGTGGTGTTTATAGTGTTCTAAACAAAAGAAGAGGTATTGTTATTTCAGAAGATCAAAAATTAGGAACaccattattaaaaattcaaGCTCATTTACCTGTTGCAGAATCATTTGGATTCACATCAGCTTTACGTGCTGCTACATCTGGTCAAGCCTTTCCTCAGTGTGTCTTTGATCACTGGTCAGTTCTTTATGATGATCCTTTtgattcaaataaaaattcacataaaattattatgaatattagAGAAAGAAAAGGTATTAAAGTGGAAATGCCACAGCTAGACAACTACCTAGATAAGTTGTAA
- a CDS encoding hypothetical protein (conserved Plasmodium protein), which produces MFSLIKSVFSNFQDEKDLKILIIGECDSGKTSLFNLISSYHNKSKYDILNTVFSKSDNSSNCALGFNTKKIIFNRKNLKIYDLEGTATNTISIYDCYYEDTDVIFYVIDAKIEKHIFKAIIYLTCLGRNRINDKKKNKNEKKEEFLRPIIILGNKSEDNSSFFSAPCISNYIKSIDIYKNEKFWQFFLSNNNTFLNYYLGVLYEKVVDYLIINKFSLDKFLVLGKEKDYKRREKQGLDNSELLKKCRSFIEDIKNNNKHCITIDEVENNELLCYILKNIVNENINYYKCIPVEVYNISVLKNKGIYEVIEAVFQKHFNRDNRTIKGYTYNNFDEKDTNAMKFVDRQISFYEDTNGNYYHSEKGDCNIIVSTAYGKDVLEGNIIDTKYNDDKYDEKSYENNKGNETYKNCHMNMNKGRDNSNALVCPYLSTKNVPYVHGSNQNYLLNNNESRNSRTEDTLSNTRNNAYIMYEYNTNPVNLFIEHIQHVYFGKDSCESIPNISNSLKEKNAKYEKKSNILKKTQQTKQIDLMNMENNERQNGTHVEKPSLKRADQQHQEKVEVRQEYEEGAYKEMIIYEQKETFEEKKTFENNETIEEKETHDSTLFSIEKFEPEKNEHKEGNIVKSIKCKQNKVGTQEINEHIEYKEDEENEVGLNKRDKDKILHKEANKSMEGTQIIEEQGKINEEETYITRSNNKKKNDIKNDLNELWSRHENDVENIEDEERKVKEHYEYVVEENAYEEAELDGHAHGMETYSKDSFHYNDVSCGDNYKNNISYTDYSSNEEKIKKGKDLFHKKMNPNNNMDDNGNYIYKSKIYKKKYSLKEKKKKKNFCIIKKSKAILK; this is translated from the coding sequence atgttttCGCTTATTAAGTCagttttttctaattttcaagatgaaaaagatttaaaaatactAATTATTGGTGAATGTGATTCAGGTAAGACAagcttatttaatttaattagtaGCTACCATAATAAGAGTAAATATGATATCTTGAACACGGTGTTTTCAAAAAGTGATAATAGCAGTAACTGTGCTCTAGgttttaatacaaaaaaaattatttttaatagaaaaaatttgaaaatatacgATTTAGAAGGAACAGCAACAAATACTATAAGCATTTATGACTGTTATTATGAGGACACAGATGTCATTTTTTACGTAATTGAtgcaaaaattgaaaaacatatttttaaagcaattatatatttaacttgCTTAGGAAGAAATAgaattaatgataaaaaaaagaataaaaatgaaaaaaaagaggaatttTTAAGACCCATTATTATATTGGGGAATAAGTCCGAAgataattcttcttttttttctgcacCTTGTATAtctaattatattaaatctattgatatttataagaatgaaaaattctggcaattttttttatcgaaTAATAACACATTTCTAAACTACTATTTAGGTGTATTGTATGAAAAGGTAGTTGACtacttaataataaataaattttctctAGACAAATTTTTAGTATTAGGGAAAGAAAAAGACTATAAACGAAGGGAAAAACAAGGGTTGGATAATTCagaattgttaaaaaaatgtagaagtTTTATAGaggatataaaaaacaataataaacatTGTATAACCATAGATGAAgtagaaaataatgaattactttgttatattttgaaaaatattgttaacgaaaacataaattattataaatgtataccaGTGGAAGTATACAATATAAGCGTATTGAAAAATAAGGGAATTTATGAAGTTATTGAAGCAGTTTTTCAAAAGCACTTTAATAGGGATAATCGTACAATTAAAGGGTATACTTATAACAACTTTGATGAAAAGGACACTAATGCAATGAAATTTGTAGACAGACAGATTAGTTTTTATGAGGATACTAATGGGAACTATTATCATTCTGAAAAGGGTGATTGTAATATAATTGTGTCCACTGCATATGGAAAAGATGTTTTAGAGGGTAATATTATTGATACGAAATATAATGATGATAAGTATGACGAAAAAAGTTATGAGAATAACAAAGGGAATGAaacttataaaaattgtCATATGAACATGAATAAAGGAAGAGATAATAGTAATGCATTAGTTTGTCCGTATTTATCAACGAAAAACGTGCCTTATGTACATGGTAGCAATCAGAATTATCTtttgaataataatgaatCACGTAATAGTAGAACGGAGGACACGTTATCAAACACACGAAATAATGCATATATCatgtatgaatataatactaatcctgttaatttatttattgaacATATTCAACATGTATATTTTGGAAAAGATAGTTGTGAAAGTATTCCTAATATATCAAACTCCttgaaagagaaaaatgcaaaatatgaaaaaaaaagtaatattttaaaaaagactCAACAGACAAAACAAATAGATTTAATGAATATGGAGAACAATGAAAGACAAAATGGGACCCATGTAGAGAAACCATCGCTCAAAAGAGCTGACCAGCAGCATCAAGAAAAAGTTGAGGTGAGGCAGGAATATGAGGAAGGCGCATACAAGGAGATGATAATATACGAGCAGAAAGAAACATTTgaggaaaagaaaacattCGAGAATAATGAAACAATTGAGGAAAAAGAAACACATGATAGTACATTATTTTCAATAGAAAAATTTGAACCAGAGAAGAATGAACATAAAGAAGGGAATATTGTGAAAAGcataaaatgtaaacaaaataaggTGGGTACGCaggaaataaatgaacatataGAATATAAAGAAGACGAGGAAAACGAAGTAGGCTTAAACAAAAGGGAcaaagataaaattttacataaagaAGCAAATAAGAGTATGGAAGGTACACAAATTATTGAAGAACAGGGGAAAATAAACGAGGAGgaaacatatataacaaggtcaaataataaaaagaaaaatgatataaaaaacgATTTGAACGAACTATGGAGCAGGCACGAAAATGACGTTGAAAATATAGAAGACGAAGAAAGGAAAGTAAAAGAGCATTATGAATATGTAGTTGAAGAGAATGCTTATGAAGAGGCCGAACTTGATGGACACGCACACGGAATGGAAACATATTCAAAAGATAGCTTCCATTATAATGATGTATCATGTGGagataattacaaaaataatattagttaCACAGATTATTCATCAAATgaggaaaagataaaaaaaggaaaagatttatttcataaaaaaatgaacccaaataataatatggacGATAATggaaattacatatataaaagcaagatttacaaaaaaaaatattcattaaaagaaaaaaaaaaaaaaaaaaacttttgtataataaaaaaatcgAAAGCAATTTTGAAGTAA